One Methanobacterium petrolearium DNA window includes the following coding sequences:
- the rhuM gene encoding RhuM family protein produces the protein MLKSDINVAKNYLSEEEISELNRIVNMYLDNAENQAKRHKLMSMEDWISRLDKFLEFNEYDILNDPGKVSKAVAKEIASKEFEKYREIQDKDYISDFDKDVARKYLEKTGNGNT, from the coding sequence ATCCTAAAATCTGACATAAATGTAGCTAAAAACTATTTATCAGAAGAAGAAATCTCAGAATTAAACCGTATAGTAAATATGTATCTAGACAACGCAGAAAACCAGGCAAAAAGACATAAACTTATGTCCATGGAAGACTGGATATCTAGATTAGATAAGTTCTTAGAATTCAACGAATATGACATCCTAAACGATCCTGGGAAAGTTTCCAAAGCAGTAGCTAAAGAGATAGCCTCCAAAGAATTTGAAAAATATCGTGAAATTCAGGATAAGGATTATATTTCTGATTTTGATAAGGATGTGGCTCGGAAGTATTTGGAAAAGACTGGGAATGGAAATACTTAA
- a CDS encoding ADP-ribosylglycohydrolase family protein, with amino-acid sequence MTLKIPCIQDIDILLEYLPYFQDQNNEFYEVINKPQQMPYASYEDTVDNFNRDLYRRNMIQGFDWHQWADEANKYLDNRKMLATADVTILQKLFTSIIRADRFCEGLLGDMIENGFILDLLLRLKEIRGEIQDRFHGAILGLAVGDSMGVALEFTDPGTFEPVNDMIGGGAFNLSPGMWTDDTSMALCLAESLIECRTFDPTDQMKRYLQWYHDGYLSVNGRCFDIGNTTLQALMAFEETGEPYSGPDHERSAGNGSLMRLAPVPLFYMSNPLKAMENSALSSRTTHNHPLAVDACRYMGGLIHGALIGKSKEELLSPRYSPLPEYWDENPLQNEINEVACGSFKDKEPPQIRGRGFVVKSLEAALWAFHKSETFDEGCLLAVNLGEDADTTGAIYGQLAGAYYGMNGIPQKWSGKLKKLDLIESIIERLFDTL; translated from the coding sequence ATGACTCTAAAAATACCCTGCATCCAAGATATTGATATTTTACTGGAATACCTGCCCTACTTCCAGGATCAAAACAATGAATTCTATGAGGTAATTAATAAACCACAACAGATGCCTTATGCCAGCTATGAGGATACTGTTGATAATTTTAATAGAGATCTTTACCGCAGGAACATGATTCAGGGTTTTGATTGGCATCAATGGGCTGATGAAGCAAATAAGTATCTAGATAACCGAAAAATGCTTGCTACAGCAGATGTTACCATCCTGCAAAAGTTATTCACTTCAATCATACGGGCTGATAGATTCTGTGAGGGTTTACTTGGGGACATGATTGAAAATGGTTTTATTTTAGATCTGCTTTTGAGGCTGAAAGAGATTCGAGGAGAAATCCAAGACAGATTCCATGGTGCAATACTTGGTCTGGCAGTGGGGGATTCTATGGGTGTAGCCCTGGAGTTCACAGATCCTGGCACCTTCGAGCCAGTAAACGATATGATAGGGGGAGGAGCCTTCAATCTGTCCCCTGGCATGTGGACTGATGATACTTCCATGGCACTTTGTCTGGCAGAAAGCCTCATAGAATGTAGGACTTTTGACCCTACAGATCAGATGAAACGATACCTCCAGTGGTACCATGATGGATACCTCTCAGTAAATGGCAGATGCTTTGATATAGGTAACACCACACTTCAGGCCCTGATGGCATTTGAAGAGACTGGTGAACCTTACTCCGGACCGGATCATGAACGCTCAGCAGGGAATGGTTCACTGATGCGTCTGGCACCGGTTCCGCTTTTCTACATGTCCAACCCATTAAAGGCCATGGAAAATTCAGCACTATCTTCACGCACCACCCATAACCATCCCCTGGCTGTTGATGCCTGCCGTTACATGGGAGGATTAATCCACGGGGCACTCATAGGTAAATCCAAAGAGGAACTACTATCACCACGATACTCACCTTTACCTGAGTACTGGGATGAAAACCCACTTCAAAATGAGATTAATGAAGTTGCATGCGGTTCATTTAAAGATAAAGAACCACCCCAGATACGGGGCCGTGGATTTGTGGTCAAATCATTAGAAGCAGCACTATGGGCATTTCATAAGTCAGAAACATTTGACGAAGGCTGCCTACTGGCAGTTAATCTGGGTGAAGATGCAGACACAACTGGTGCAATTTATGGTCAGCTAGCCGGGGCTTACTATGGAATGAATGGAATACCTCAAAAGTGGAGTGGTAAGTTAAAAAAACTGGATTTAATTGAATCTATTATAGAAAGATTGTTTGATACTTTATAG
- the rhuM gene encoding RhuM family protein: MWSTQKTMAELFDVNVPAITKHLKNIFSEGELNETSTISKMEIVQNEGDRTISRKMNFYNLDAIIAVGYRVNSKKATNFRIWATETLKEYITKGFVLDDELLKNGTRFGRDYFDELIEKIREIRASERRFYQKITDIYAQCSFDYNKDAEITRTFYATVQNKLHWAITHHTAAEIISERVDSTKKNMGLTTWKNAPEGKS; this comes from the coding sequence ATGTGGTCCACACAAAAAACAATGGCAGAACTTTTTGATGTTAACGTACCTGCAATAACAAAACATCTTAAAAATATTTTTTCAGAAGGGGAATTGAATGAGACTTCAACTATTTCCAAAATGGAAATAGTTCAAAATGAAGGAGATAGAACAATATCAAGAAAAATGAACTTCTACAATCTTGATGCAATAATAGCAGTTGGCTACAGGGTTAACTCCAAAAAAGCAACTAATTTCAGAATATGGGCAACTGAAACATTGAAAGAATATATTACTAAAGGTTTCGTTTTAGATGATGAACTTTTAAAAAACGGTACCCGTTTTGGTCGAGATTATTTTGATGAATTAATTGAAAAGATCCGAGAGATCCGAGCCAGTGAACGTAGATTCTACCAGAAAATAACTGATATCTATGCCCAGTGCAGCTTTGATTATAACAAAGATGCTGAGATAACCAGGACTTTTTATGCAACCGTCCAAAATAAACTTCACTGGGCCATAACACATCATACCGCCGCAGAGATCATATCCGAAAGAGTGGATAGCACTAAAAAGAATATGGGCCTCACCACCTGGAAGAATGCACCTGAAGGTAAATCCTAA
- a CDS encoding zinc-ribbon domain-containing protein: MGSLICENCGTENPEGARFCMECGLALEKHTEACPVCGTVNPPDAKFCMSCGLNLEETVKTSSETSECIHEESVVKTPETEHIPPDSSCSWRELCPACKQKPLTPKTYNGILSHKTLLECDYCGAVFEPHGRKFKFKAIYDISSDVWKRYGRKTLTEEEWTKIAHGGTSDEETRALEEKTSQDDLANFVNALDQGTVNLSPVPNPPIILKKNEEACVVFGGITLMEPRAVRQTRGGYGGPTIRVAKGVSFRLGSVAARSESHEELRNIDKGTLVLTNKRLIFMGSKRTTNIDLRKIISVTAYKDGIASQRENKQKTEYFTGTDQHTLTFTTNGRSHTVPFTGLIMKAAVEGKIRQI, encoded by the coding sequence ATGGGTTCCTTAATTTGTGAAAACTGTGGGACAGAAAACCCTGAGGGAGCACGATTCTGCATGGAGTGTGGATTAGCCCTGGAAAAACACACCGAGGCCTGCCCAGTTTGTGGTACAGTGAACCCACCAGATGCAAAGTTTTGTATGAGTTGTGGTCTGAATTTAGAGGAAACTGTGAAAACTTCTTCTGAAACTAGTGAGTGTATACATGAAGAATCTGTGGTTAAAACTCCTGAAACTGAGCACATACCTCCAGATAGTTCTTGCAGTTGGAGGGAACTTTGCCCTGCATGTAAACAGAAACCACTCACCCCCAAAACTTATAATGGAATTCTTAGCCATAAAACTCTCCTGGAATGTGACTACTGTGGGGCGGTGTTTGAACCCCATGGTAGGAAATTCAAATTCAAGGCCATATATGATATCAGCTCTGATGTCTGGAAAAGATATGGTAGGAAAACCTTAACTGAAGAAGAATGGACCAAAATAGCCCATGGTGGAACCTCAGATGAAGAAACACGGGCCCTGGAAGAAAAAACATCCCAGGATGATCTGGCCAACTTTGTTAATGCACTGGATCAGGGCACTGTTAATCTAAGCCCGGTACCCAACCCTCCAATTATTCTGAAGAAGAATGAGGAGGCCTGTGTGGTTTTTGGTGGCATCACTCTTATGGAGCCCCGTGCAGTTAGACAGACACGTGGAGGGTATGGTGGGCCTACCATAAGGGTGGCTAAGGGCGTTTCCTTCCGTTTAGGTAGTGTGGCTGCCAGAAGCGAATCCCATGAAGAGCTTCGGAATATTGATAAGGGAACCCTGGTTTTAACCAACAAGCGATTGATATTCATGGGATCCAAGAGGACCACCAACATAGATCTCAGGAAAATAATATCAGTTACTGCCTACAAGGATGGTATAGCCTCCCAGAGGGAAAACAAACAGAAAACTGAGTACTTCACTGGAACGGATCAACACACTTTAACCTTCACCACCAATGGCAGATCCCATACTGTGCCCTTCACTGGCCTTATAATGAAGGCAGCTGTTGAAGGGAAGATCAGACAGATTTAA